CACAGCGCATGCGCCGCGAGGTCGCCGAGATACTCGAGGCGAAACTGCGCGACCCGCGTATCACCGGCATGGTGAGCGTGACCGACGTCGAGGTGAACAAGGACCTCACGCTCGCGATCGTATTCGTGAGTGTTCTGGCGACCGAGGAAGAGGCCGAGAAGACGCTGCAGGTGCTCGCGCACGCGGCGCCGTTCGTGCGCCACGAACTCGCACAGCGGCTCGGGTTGCGCGAGATGCCCGAGGTGCGTTTCAAGCTCGACACCTCGATCCAGCACGGCGCACGTGTCGACGAACTGCTGCGCAAGCTGCGCGACCACGAGCCGCTCGAGGATTCGGACTGACGCCGGTGGCGACGCTCGACTGGCACGGCCTGG
This window of the Candidatus Eisenbacteria bacterium genome carries:
- the rbfA gene encoding 30S ribosome-binding factor RbfA gives rise to the protein MKIRPERVAQRMRREVAEILEAKLRDPRITGMVSVTDVEVNKDLTLAIVFVSVLATEEEAEKTLQVLAHAAPFVRHELAQRLGLREMPEVRFKLDTSIQHGARVDELLRKLRDHEPLEDSD